One genomic region from Yamadazyma tenuis chromosome 4, complete sequence encodes:
- the SNX41 gene encoding Sorting nexin-41 (COG:U; EggNog:ENOG503NUQ8), whose amino-acid sequence MDHPFDIEQDNNPSLYGNSFQDDQYFNKSLSVSSTLHKLLASSTLQIEIAQTEKLINSNIIVYLIKVFDSETTDHIIVKRRYSEFKSFRDNLLKLYPTKLIPPIPEKHSLLSYVLNSINANNEVELIGFRKRFFNQFMIDLIAVRFLNSSPFLQKFLDPNYELCWNNALNESPISNLPKSLLLSNPLDPTDQNGLYLLLPKINSFHNNNLSELYKLNLDPLSHMNDSLLRLSNQINFAKFPVNEFVTIPTNIINFETYILHNLKILKNLHKYNAGHIKNFKLLLSIMINLGGNLNNFSLEIYELNTHLSNLIEKFGSIIDLNFLNFENFLFENFIPHWHETITQLYQYFNIALNLLNFYKYKILQFKILFNTKFAIFNQLTNLNTSLSVNDLNHLNELNSPSINNLVKSYQSRGSLRTKKSWFRVFGGSNATAASSLPSPALSAKANNSSSTPSTPDNPDARIKIEYLERELNKLDQLIDLMNHDLVSLTKEIDHNLGEFAKLIEKKWLEVFLNFIQSTKQLFIENLSNWQEFKDAFEC is encoded by the coding sequence ATGGACCATCCGTTCGATATTGAGCAGGACAACAATCCATCCCTCTATGGTAATTCCTTCCAAGATGATCAGTACTTTAACAAGTCATTGTCAGTTCTGTCTACACTACACAAACTTTTGGCTTCATCCACATTACAAATAGAGATTGCTCAAACCGAAAAGCTTATAAACTCCAACATCATAGTTTACTTGATAAAGGTATTCGACTCCGAAACTACAGATCATATAATTGTAAAGCGTCGGTATAGTGAGTTTAAGTCCTTTCGGGACAACTTATTGAAGCTTTACCCGACAAAGTTGATTCCTCCTATCCCTGAAAAGCATTCACTACTCTCATATGTGTTAAATTCTATCAATGCAAATAATGAAGTGGAACTAATTGGCTTCAGGAAGAGATTTTTTAACCAGTTCATGATTGACTTAATAGCTGTTCGATTCCTCAATTCTTCTCCTTTTCTACAGAAATTCTTGGACCCAAACTACGAATTATGCTGGAATAATGCATTAAACGAGCTGCCCATAAGCAATCTACCCAAAAGCCTTTTACTATCTAATCCCTTAGATCCAACAGATCAAAATGGTCTCTATTTGTTACTACCCAAAATTAACAGCTTTCATAACAACAATTTACTGGAGTTGTATAAACTCAACTTGGATCCATTGAGCCACATGAATGATTCTTTATTGCGATTGAGCAATCAAATAAATTTTGCTAAGTTCCCAGTCAACGAGTTTGTCACTATTCCGAcaaatatcatcaattttGAGACGTACATTCTTCACAACctcaaaatcttgaagaatcttcaCAAGTATAATGCTGGTcatatcaagaatttcaaATTGTTATTGTCAATAATGATTAATTTGGGAGgcaatttgaacaacttttcCTTGGAGATATATGAGCTAAACACTCACCTCAGTAACCttattgaaaagtttggaTCTATCATTGATCTtaactttttgaactttgaaaacttcttgtttgAGAACTTTATACCCCATTGGCACGAAACTATCACTCAGCTTTATCAATATTTTAACATTGCATTAAACTTGCTCAACTTTTACAAGTATAAGATTTTGCAATTTAAGATCCTTTTCAACACGAAGTTTGCAATCTTTAAccaattgaccaatttgaatACTTCTTTGAGTGTCAATGATTTAAACCATTTGAATGAGTTAAATTCACCCTCCATTAATAATTTGGTTAAGAGCTACCAGTCTAGAGGACTGTTACGGACAAAGAAGTCTTGGTTTAGAGTATTCGGAGGTAGTAATGCCACTGCTGCTAGTAGTCTACCCTCTCCAGCTTTGTCAGCCAAGGCCAACAATTCTagttcaacaccttctACACCCGACAATCCTGATGCTCGGATAAAAATTGAATACTTAGAACGGGAATTGAATAAGTTGGATCAGTTGATTGATTTGATGAATCATGATTTAGTAAGTTTAACGAAGGAAATCGACCATAACTTAGGAGAATTTGCCAAACTTATTGAGAAAAAGTGGTTGGAGGTTTTTCTAAATTTTATACAATCCACCAAACAGTTgttcattgaaaatttGAGCAATTGGCAGGAATTCAAAGATGCTTTTGAATGTTAG